One Mustela nigripes isolate SB6536 chromosome 5, MUSNIG.SB6536, whole genome shotgun sequence DNA segment encodes these proteins:
- the LOC132017771 gene encoding DLA class I histocompatibility antigen, A9/A9 alpha chain-like, whose protein sequence is MQVVMPQTVLLLLSGALAVTDTWAGSHSLRYFYTFASRPLRFIALGYVDDTQFVRFDSRSGSGRMEPRAPWVEQEGPEYWDEETRIAKHNAWYYRVSLNNLRDHYNQSEAGSHTIQRMYGCDVGPDGRLLRGYSQFAYDGVDYIDLNEDLRSWTAADTAAQITRRKWEAKGYTEHDRNYLEVTCVEWLRRYLENGKEMLLHAEPPDIRVTHHPISNRDVTLRCWALGFYPAEITLTWQQDGEDLTQDTELVETRPAGDGTFQKWAAVVVPSGEKQTYTCHVQHEGLPKPITEKWEPPPPTNPITWISGGLIAVIAVIGVGAVICWKMCSERRRPGYSHAAGDESAQGSNVSLTAPKEQYLLSKDGCFHLGAHCRCP, encoded by the exons ATGCAGGTCGTGATGCCCCAAACCGTCCTCCTGCTGCTGTCGGGGGCCCTGGCCGTGACCGACACCTGGGCGG GCTCCCACTCCCTGAGGTATTTCTACACCTTCGCGTCCCGGCCCCTACGCTTCATCGCCCTTGGCTACGTGGACGACACGCAGTTCGTGCGGTTTGACAGCCGCTCTGGGAGTGGGAGGATGGAGCCGCGGGCACCGTGGGTGGAGCAGGAGGGGCCGGAGTATTGGGACGAGGAGACCCGAATCGCCAAGCACAATGCATGGTATTACCGGGTGAGCCTGAACAACCTGCGGGACCACTACAACCAGAGCGAGGCCG GGTCTCACACCATCCAGCGCATGTATGGCTGTGACGTGGGGCCCGACGGGCGCCTCCTCCGCGGGTACAGTCAGTTCGCCTACGATGGTGTGGATTACATCGACCTGAACGAGGACCTGCGCTCCTGGACCGCGGCGGACACCGCGGCGCAGATCACCCGGCGCAAGTGGGAGGCCAAAGGTTACACTGAGCATGACCGGAACTACCTGGAGGTCACGTGCGTGGAGTGGCTCCGCAGGTACCTGGAGAACGGGAAGGAGATGCTGCTCCACGCAG AACCTCCTGACATACGTGTGACACACCACCCTATCTCTAACCGTGATGTCACCCTGaggtgctgggccctgggcttcTACCCTGCGGAGATCACCCTGACCTGGCAGCAGGATGGGGAAGACCTAACTCAGGACACAGAGCTTGTGGAGACCAGGCCTGCAGGAGATGGAACCTTCCAGAAGTGGGCGGCTGTGGTGGTGCCTTCTGGAGAGAAGCAGACATACACATGCCATGTGCAGCATGAGGGACTGCCCAAACCCATCACCGAGAAATGGG AGCCACCTCCTCCTACCAACCCCATCACGTGGATCAGTGGTGGTCTGATTGCAGTGATTGCAGTGATTGGAGTTGGAGCTGTGATCTGCTGGAAGATGTGTTCAG AAAGAAGAAGACCAGGCTACTCTCATGCTGCAG GCGATGAAAGTGCCCAGGGCTCTAATGTGTCTCTCACGGCTCCTAAAG aacaataTCTTCTATCAAAAGATGGCTGTTTTCACTTGGGGGCTCACTGTAGGTGTCCCTGA